A genomic region of Anopheles coustani chromosome 3, idAnoCousDA_361_x.2, whole genome shotgun sequence contains the following coding sequences:
- the LOC131272268 gene encoding GATA zinc finger domain-containing protein 14-like: MEKLKKIIQAMVISNAGRPLTVSQLNRDFKEFEGYDIPYEKHGFRQLDAMLQSMSDAVQINGQGPSAQLLPVLTKNSKHIREMVEKQKNKNGKRKVQYAYYTHKKRRIDVDYQAPKKAPEPVAKSRETQSQKQDTQNVNSAKNRWDQQFDCAPISTKCDSSKWTRSNFTQLSDEKTNQKQITQKVLYVVSNSITENPIKTSTGYGNYATADENNNRNHRNYYGTTGYCGYSQNRYNTQQNYGNSYGTYNTNNGVCNSGYTPYGVGYFSNSNAYQNSGNSGNNYYVGGNPYNTYNASRNPTQTRNGYKTRNNSIDSQLHTYCMHLLNYFNESAEPYQTIINTLEQYSPTSSQGLAGTTTKYELLISLTRTVTQLQQIHNLLIYSPF; encoded by the exons ATGGAGAAGCTGAAGAAGATAATTCAAGCCATGGTTATTTCGAATGCTGGCCGGCCCCTGACCGTTTCCCAACTAAACCGCGATTTCAAGGAATTTGAAGGTTATGATATACCTTATGAGAAACACGGCTTTCGACAGCTTGATGCTATGCTGCAGTCTATGTCTGATGCCGTGCAG ATTAATGGACAAGGTCCTTCTGCACAGCTACTGCCAGTTTTAACAAAAAATTCCAAGCACATCCGAGAGATGgttgaaaagcaaaagaatAAGAACGGAAAACGCAAAGTTCAGTATGCTTACTATACACATAAAAAACGAAGAATTGACGTCGACTATCAGGCCCCTAAAAAAGCTCCCGAACCTGTGGCAAAGTCTAGGGAGACGCAAAGCCAAAAGCAGGACACTCAAAACGTCAATTCAGCTAAAAACAGATGGGACCAACAATTTGACTGTGCCCCAATCAGCACGAAATGCGATTCGTCAAAGTGGACGCGTTCCAACTTTACCCAACTATcggatgaaaaaacaaaccaaaagcaGATTACTCAAAAGGTCCTGTATGTAGTCTCTAACAGTATAACCGAAAACCCAATTAAAACGTCGACAGGATATGGCAATTATGCCACAGCTGACGAAAACAACAATCGAAATCATCGGAATTACTATGGTACCACAGGCTATTGTGGATATAGTCAGAACAGATACAATACACAGCAAAACTACGGAAATAGCTATGGAACGTACAATACAAATAATGGCGTATGTAATTCTGGATATACTCCGTATGGTGTGGGCTATTTTAGTAATTCAAATGCATACCAGAACAGTGGAAATTCTGGAAATAACTATTATGTAGGAGGAAACCCTTACAACACCTACAATGCTTCGAGAAATCCCACCCAAACAAGGAATGGGTATAAGACAAGAAACAATTCAATAGATAGCCAATTGCATACGTACTGTATGCATTTGCTCAACTATTTCAATGAATCCGCTGAACCATACCAAACCATCATCAACACACTGGAACAATATTCCCCG ACATCTTCACAAGGATTGGCCGGGACAACGACAAAATATGAGCTTCTCATATCTCTCACACGAACCGTCACACAACTCCAACAAATACACAATCTTTTGATATACTCTCCTTTCTAA
- the LOC131265493 gene encoding pre-mRNA-splicing factor Slu7 isoform X1 produces MANSASRVPISVLLHDKASEDEEPKKKSREDWRKAKELEEARKAGTAPAAVDEEGRDINPHIPQYISSAPWYYNTAGPTLKHQRPQDDPKAHCSGIDEWYKRGVDTSKIVTKYRKGACENCGAMTHKRIDCMERPRKVGAKFSAKQIAHDEFLQPKIVSDYDGKRDRWAGYDPANHREIVEEYLKIEQAKRELRAQKLKENPDLAEEEGESDEDKYVDEVDMPGTKVDSKQRITVRNLRIREDTAKYLRNLDPNSAYYDPKTRSMRDNPTPNLNPDETEFAGENFVRFSGDIKKHAQAQLFAWEAYGKGVDVHVLAEPTKLELLQKEYDKKKSQFKDEVKNKVLEQYGGEEHLVVPPKALLLAQTENYVEYSRQGKIIKGQDKPIIRSRYEEDVYINNHTTIWGSLWKNGCWGYKCCESMIKNSYCVGENGKSSAVMKVAESITLPRTDVANESDQETAEATRAPVKVSVEKEQSEEISHTRNDSGSDSDHKTSDRVSEKSKKSKKKRKKEKRRHEREEKKLQEKAPDEKDKLQLALEVEALSQKRAEELLKQDERKRPYNSMYDVKAPTEEEIEAYMMKRRREEDPMLAFMGK; encoded by the coding sequence ATGGCAAACTCAGCATCGCGGGTTCCTATATCTGTGCTGTTACACGACAAAGCATCGGAGGATGAAGAGCCTAAGAAAAAGTCCCGCGAAGATTGGCGCAAAGCTAAGGAACTCGAGGAAGCTCGTAAAGCCGGAACTGCTCCCGCCGCCGTCGATGAAGAAGGACGAGATATTAATCCCCACATACCTCAATATATCTCATCTGCCCCATGGTACTACAACACCGCTGGTCCCACATTGAAACATCAGCGTCCACAGGATGATCCCAAGGCACATTGTTCTGGAATCGACGAATGGTACAAGCGTGGAGTAGATACCAGCAAAATAGTGACCAAATATCGTAAAGGTGCATGTGAAAACTGCGGAGCAATGACACACAAGCGAATCGATTGCATGGAAAGACCACGGAAGGTTGGTGCCAAGTTTTCAGCGAAGCAGATAGCGCACGACGAGTTTCTGCAACCTAAGATTGTGAGCGATTATGACGGGAAGCGGGACCGATGGGCCGGTTATGATCCAGCAAATCATAGAGAAATCGTGGAAGAATACCTTAAAATCGAACAAGCCAAACGTGAGCTTCGCGCGCAGAAACTCAAAGAAAACCCGGATCTTGCGGAAGAGGAAGGCGAAAGTGATGAAGACAAATACGTGGACGAAGTGGATATGCCTGGCACAAAAGTCGATTCCAAACAGCGCATCACTGTTCGAAATTTACGAATTCGAGAGGATACAGCTAAATATCTGCGCAATCTCGATCCGAATTCTGCCTACTACGATCCAAAAACCCGCTCCATGAGAGACAATCCGACTCCAAATCTTAACCCGGACGAAACGGAGTTCGCTGGGGAGAATTTTGTGCGTTTCTCAGGTGACATAAAGAAACATGCCCAGGCCCAATTGTTTGCTTGGGAAGCGTACGGTAAGGGTGTCGATGTACACGTGCTGGCCGAACCCACAAAACTGGAGCTGCTGCAGAAAGAGTACGATAAAAAGAAATCACAATTCAAGgatgaagtgaaaaacaaagttttgGAACAGTATGGTGGAGAGGAACATCTCGTGGTACCACCGAAAGCGCTACTGTTGGCACAGACGGAGAATTATGTAGAATACTCCCGACagggaaaaattatcaaaggGCAAGATAAACCTATTATTCGGTCACGCTACGAAGAAGATGTCTACATCAATAATCACACTACCATTTGGGGATCTCTGTGGAAAAATGGATGCTGGGGTTACAAATGCTGCGAATCGATGATAAAAAATTCTTACTGCGTCGGAGAGAACGGTAAATCTTCGGCTGTAATGAAAGTCGCTGAATCGATTACGTTGCCCCGAACAGATGTAGCAAACGAAAGCGATCAAGAAACAGCGGAAGCTACAAGAGCTCCGGTTAAAGTTTCAGTAGAAAAAGAGCAATCAGAAGAAATTTCGCACACCAGGAATGATAGTGGAAGTGATTCGGACCATAAAACATCGGACCGTGTATCggaaaaatcaaagaaatcgaaaaagaaacgcaagaaggaaaaaagacgacatgaacgagaagaaaaaaagttacaagaaaAGGCGCCTGATGAAAAAGATAAGCTGCAGCTTGCTCTGGAAGTCGAGGCATTGAGTCAAAAACGTGCTGAGGAATTGTTAAAACAAGATGAAAGGAAACGGCCGTACAACAGTATGTATGACGTGAAGGCGCCTACAGAAGAGGAGATAGAAGCGTATATGATGAAACGGCGACGCGAAGAAGATCCAATGCTTGCTTTTATGGGAAAGTAA
- the LOC131265493 gene encoding pre-mRNA-splicing factor Slu7 isoform X2 has protein sequence MANSASRVPISVLLHDKASEDEEPKKKSREDWRKAKELEEARKAGTAPAAVDEEGRDINPHIPQYISSAPWYYNTAGPTLKHQRPQDDPKAHCSGIDEWYKRGVDTSKIVTKYRKGACENCGAMTHKRIDCMERPRKVGAKFSAKQIAHDEFLQPKIVSDYDGKRDRWAGYDPANHREIVEEYLKIEQAKRELRAQKLKENPDLAEEEGESDEDKYVDEVDMPGTKVDSKQRITVRNLRIREDTAKYLRNLDPNSAYYDPKTRSMRDNPTPNLNPDETEFAGENFVRFSGDIKKHAQAQLFAWEAYGKGVDVHVLAEPTKLELLQKEYDKKKSQFKDEVKNKVLEQYGGEEHLVVPPKALLLAQTENYVEYSRQGKIIKGQDKPIIRSRYEEDVYINNHTTIWGSLWKNGCWGYKCCESMIKNSYCVGENGKSSAVMKVAESITDQETAEATRAPVKVSVEKEQSEEISHTRNDSGSDSDHKTSDRVSEKSKKSKKKRKKEKRRHEREEKKLQEKAQKRAEELLKQDERKRPYNSMYDVKAPTEEEIEAYMMKRRREEDPMLAFMGK, from the exons ATGGCAAACTCAGCATCGCGGGTTCCTATATCTGTGCTGTTACACGACAAAGCATCGGAGGATGAAGAGCCTAAGAAAAAGTCCCGCGAAGATTGGCGCAAAGCTAAGGAACTCGAGGAAGCTCGTAAAGCCGGAACTGCTCCCGCCGCCGTCGATGAAGAAGGACGAGATATTAATCCCCACATACCTCAATATATCTCATCTGCCCCATGGTACTACAACACCGCTGGTCCCACATTGAAACATCAGCGTCCACAGGATGATCCCAAGGCACATTGTTCTGGAATCGACGAATGGTACAAGCGTGGAGTAGATACCAGCAAAATAGTGACCAAATATCGTAAAGGTGCATGTGAAAACTGCGGAGCAATGACACACAAGCGAATCGATTGCATGGAAAGACCACGGAAGGTTGGTGCCAAGTTTTCAGCGAAGCAGATAGCGCACGACGAGTTTCTGCAACCTAAGATTGTGAGCGATTATGACGGGAAGCGGGACCGATGGGCCGGTTATGATCCAGCAAATCATAGAGAAATCGTGGAAGAATACCTTAAAATCGAACAAGCCAAACGTGAGCTTCGCGCGCAGAAACTCAAAGAAAACCCGGATCTTGCGGAAGAGGAAGGCGAAAGTGATGAAGACAAATACGTGGACGAAGTGGATATGCCTGGCACAAAAGTCGATTCCAAACAGCGCATCACTGTTCGAAATTTACGAATTCGAGAGGATACAGCTAAATATCTGCGCAATCTCGATCCGAATTCTGCCTACTACGATCCAAAAACCCGCTCCATGAGAGACAATCCGACTCCAAATCTTAACCCGGACGAAACGGAGTTCGCTGGGGAGAATTTTGTGCGTTTCTCAGGTGACATAAAGAAACATGCCCAGGCCCAATTGTTTGCTTGGGAAGCGTACGGTAAGGGTGTCGATGTACACGTGCTGGCCGAACCCACAAAACTGGAGCTGCTGCAGAAAGAGTACGATAAAAAGAAATCACAATTCAAGgatgaagtgaaaaacaaagttttgGAACAGTATGGTGGAGAGGAACATCTCGTGGTACCACCGAAAGCGCTACTGTTGGCACAGACGGAGAATTATGTAGAATACTCCCGACagggaaaaattatcaaaggGCAAGATAAACCTATTATTCGGTCACGCTACGAAGAAGATGTCTACATCAATAATCACACTACCATTTGGGGATCTCTGTGGAAAAATGGATGCTGGGGTTACAAATGCTGCGAATCGATGATAAAAAATTCTTACTGCGTCGGAGAGAACGGTAAATCTTCGGCTGTAATGAAAGTCGCTGAATCGATTAC CGATCAAGAAACAGCGGAAGCTACAAGAGCTCCGGTTAAAGTTTCAGTAGAAAAAGAGCAATCAGAAGAAATTTCGCACACCAGGAATGATAGTGGAAGTGATTCGGACCATAAAACATCGGACCGTGTATCggaaaaatcaaagaaatcgaaaaagaaacgcaagaaggaaaaaagacgacatgaacgagaagaaaaaaagttacaagaaaAGGC TCAAAAACGTGCTGAGGAATTGTTAAAACAAGATGAAAGGAAACGGCCGTACAACAGTATGTATGACGTGAAGGCGCCTACAGAAGAGGAGATAGAAGCGTATATGATGAAACGGCGACGCGAAGAAGATCCAATGCTTGCTTTTATGGGAAAGTAA